From Candidatus Vondammii sp. HM_W22, one genomic window encodes:
- a CDS encoding gp436 family protein encodes MSYCTQQDLIDRFSEDEMISLTDHAGIGKINTDVLNRAISDAKGEIDGYLGGRFSLPIHPVPELLEHRACDIARYYLYDDNATLHITERYKNAVKFLEGVASGKNSIGIDSAAPNRPAITRPRCKAVAMYSTAKRRASSDVCGCYIRNPIEHELGIKGCAQ; translated from the coding sequence ATGAGCTACTGCACGCAACAGGATTTAATTGATCGTTTCAGTGAAGATGAGATGATCAGCCTTACCGATCACGCTGGCATAGGCAAGATCAATACCGATGTATTGAACCGTGCCATCAGTGACGCAAAGGGTGAGATCGACGGTTACCTGGGCGGCAGGTTCTCTTTGCCCATTCACCCTGTACCGGAGCTGCTGGAGCACCGTGCCTGCGATATTGCCCGCTACTACCTCTATGACGATAACGCCACCCTCCATATAACCGAGCGATATAAAAATGCCGTGAAGTTTCTCGAAGGTGTCGCCTCTGGGAAAAACTCAATTGGTATTGATAGCGCCGCGCCAAACCGACCAGCAATAACACGGCCCAGATGCAAAGCGGTGGCAATGTATTCAACCGCAAAGAGACGAGCTTCATCTGATGTCTGCGGTTGTTACATCCGAAACCCCATTGAGCATGAACTTGGTATTAAAGGCTGTGCGCAATGA
- a CDS encoding HI1506-related protein, which produces MKKRVATKPTTTKRATGGFRITVKTDGFRRVGRVWSGTTRLKHDALTKQQLAQLQSDAEFIVERL; this is translated from the coding sequence GTGAAAAAGCGTGTCGCGACCAAACCAACAACCACCAAGAGAGCGACCGGTGGTTTTCGTATCACCGTTAAAACAGATGGCTTTCGCCGTGTCGGCCGTGTCTGGTCGGGTACCACACGCCTGAAGCATGACGCGCTGACAAAGCAGCAGCTTGCGCAACTACAAAGTGATGCTGAGTTTATTGTCGAACGGCTGTAA
- a CDS encoding Mu-like prophage major head subunit gpT family protein translates to MVQMRKKPTFVFQTYMENDDVFNKGEFKFGAEARATGVYGFWQLSFGSTGAG, encoded by the coding sequence TACAGATGCGAAAGAAGCCCACGTTTGTCTTTCAGACATACATGGAAAACGACGATGTCTTCAACAAGGGCGAGTTCAAGTTTGGTGCCGAGGCGCGAGCCACGGGTGTCTACGGTTTCTGGCAGCTCAGCTTCGGCAGCACCGGAGCAGGTTAA